The nucleotide sequence TACTACTCGAAATCGTACAAGAGTTATGGCAATTGCCAGAACGTGAATTTCAAAATGTGGCGATGGACTTATTGGGTACATATAGCAAGCATGCAAAGCCAGAAGACATCGATATATTCGAGCAATTAATTACGATGAAGTCGTGGTGGGATACGGTAGATTATTTAGCCGCAAGCACGGTGGGCGACCATCTGAAGCGATTCCCTCAGCTAATTGTCCCCTATACCGAGCGATGGATCCATTCGGACAACTTATGGCTGAGAAGATCGGCAATTCTCTACCAACTCAAATATAAGAAGCAAACCGATGTGGAGCGACTTTTCGCCTATATACAACTCGGCAAGGATGAACAGGATTTCTTCATCCGTAAAGCGATTGGATGGGCACTACGTGAATATGCGAAGACGGATGCGGACGCGGTCAAACGCTTTGTAGCGGAGACAAAGTTGTCTCCGCTTAGCGAGCGCGAGGCGCTTAAGCGACTATAAATGAGAGTAATCTCCGTAAGCGCACAATGGTCCTTAACATTACCAACCTAGATCTAGGGGCTTCCCGGTTTCAAACC is from Candidatus Cohnella colombiensis and encodes:
- a CDS encoding DNA alkylation repair protein, with translation MQEYTKVLTEWYRSHANAQKAKAMEAYLRDQYPFLGIKTPERRQLLKQFKAEHGMPNKDLLLEIVQELWQLPEREFQNVAMDLLGTYSKHAKPEDIDIFEQLITMKSWWDTVDYLAASTVGDHLKRFPQLIVPYTERWIHSDNLWLRRSAILYQLKYKKQTDVERLFAYIQLGKDEQDFFIRKAIGWALREYAKTDADAVKRFVAETKLSPLSEREALKRL